A single region of the Candidatus Kryptobacter tengchongensis genome encodes:
- a CDS encoding Tetraheme cytochrome c subunit of nitrate or TMAO reductase: MRSKGKIIVLVLSLFFIVYLFFLFLRTSDDPEYCGSCHFMKPYYENWLSSTHNQVNCITCHYGPGVGNYLKGKIRLLSEIARYYLGAYSYEITSKVDNESCIKCHEEKKFVDKEIFFVGGKVKFSHAKHLDEGKIGFKLQCQTCHSELVQGRHEAVSTKICILCHFPGGEVARSYPVSGCGSCHGPPKDDIMIWGIPFNHSEYVKNKIECGTCHLHVTVGRGDVRLDKCSACHINITGMTLGSKKMHEVHVSNEKINCFKCHDEIKHGKVEVFEVFSPVCQECHGNKHSVQEKVYSGSGGRDVAVLPDPMFLAGVSCRGCHEVKLVKTHAEVSFELPEFNPNSCSNCHGKGYDKLVQKWQKIVKERIQKIEYEIEIAGLLKRAGLKKFKDEDVRVNFEIVKKDGSYGAHNIKYVNLLLDAIEKKIDTWRGKPELEAVYKNNSRCLDCHFGIENLNSAYNGKNFPHGVHLFKLNCVNCHTGGEPVQVNHGRILDVASNCNSCHHRNLTSPVSEAKCESCHSKQVNFYQGKFLADTEDFMFQAGVSCQDCHVTEGNLPVKPSVEICGACHEKEYIDDFARKRDKIKELISKWEKMKPEIIKKLKSSESSAEIVEFDKLRRMVDDFVSEGSYGAHNLQFMDELTQKIVNFIKGFEFVEKQK; the protein is encoded by the coding sequence ATGAGAAGTAAGGGTAAGATAATCGTTTTAGTTCTATCGCTGTTTTTTATCGTTTATCTTTTCTTTCTTTTTTTGAGAACTTCAGATGACCCTGAATACTGTGGTTCGTGCCATTTTATGAAACCTTATTACGAAAATTGGTTGTCTTCAACGCATAATCAAGTTAACTGCATAACATGTCATTATGGTCCCGGTGTTGGAAACTATTTAAAAGGGAAAATCCGATTGCTCTCTGAGATAGCAAGGTACTATCTTGGTGCTTATAGTTATGAGATCACATCAAAAGTTGATAATGAGTCATGCATTAAATGTCACGAGGAGAAAAAATTTGTTGATAAAGAGATATTTTTTGTGGGTGGTAAAGTTAAGTTTTCGCATGCGAAACATCTGGACGAAGGGAAAATAGGTTTTAAGTTGCAATGTCAGACATGTCATTCTGAACTTGTTCAAGGTCGCCATGAGGCGGTTTCTACAAAAATTTGTATCCTTTGTCATTTCCCCGGAGGTGAGGTTGCACGAAGCTATCCTGTTTCAGGTTGCGGTAGCTGTCATGGTCCACCAAAAGATGATATAATGATATGGGGAATCCCGTTTAATCATTCGGAGTATGTGAAGAACAAAATTGAATGTGGAACATGCCATCTTCATGTTACGGTTGGGAGAGGCGATGTAAGGTTAGATAAATGTTCCGCATGTCATATAAACATAACAGGGATGACGCTTGGGTCAAAGAAGATGCATGAGGTTCATGTGAGCAATGAAAAAATTAACTGCTTTAAATGTCATGATGAAATAAAGCATGGTAAAGTTGAAGTTTTTGAGGTTTTTTCTCCTGTATGTCAAGAATGTCATGGAAATAAACATTCGGTTCAAGAAAAAGTTTATTCTGGGAGTGGTGGCAGAGATGTTGCGGTGTTGCCTGACCCGATGTTTTTGGCTGGGGTTTCGTGCAGAGGATGTCATGAGGTTAAGCTCGTAAAAACACATGCCGAGGTAAGTTTTGAGCTTCCTGAGTTCAATCCAAATTCTTGCAGTAACTGTCACGGCAAAGGATATGATAAGCTCGTTCAAAAATGGCAAAAAATTGTAAAGGAGAGAATCCAAAAGATTGAGTATGAAATTGAAATAGCGGGACTTTTGAAAAGAGCTGGATTGAAAAAATTCAAAGATGAAGATGTTAGGGTTAATTTTGAGATTGTGAAGAAAGATGGAAGCTACGGTGCTCACAATATAAAGTATGTGAATTTGCTTCTTGATGCAATTGAGAAAAAGATAGATACATGGAGGGGCAAGCCAGAGCTTGAAGCAGTTTATAAAAATAATTCAAGGTGTCTTGATTGTCATTTCGGGATTGAAAATTTGAACAGTGCGTATAATGGCAAAAACTTTCCCCATGGGGTTCATCTTTTCAAACTAAACTGTGTCAATTGTCATACAGGTGGGGAGCCCGTGCAGGTTAATCACGGCAGGATACTTGATGTTGCAAGTAATTGTAATAGTTGCCATCATAGAAATTTAACTTCCCCGGTAAGTGAGGCTAAGTGTGAAAGTTGTCATTCAAAGCAGGTGAATTTCTATCAAGGCAAATTTTTGGCTGACACTGAAGATTTTATGTTTCAAGCTGGGGTTTCATGTCAAGACTGCCATGTGACGGAGGGAAATCTTCCTGTTAAGCCAAGTGTTGAAATTTGTGGGGCGTGTCATGAGAAAGAATATATTGACGATTTTGCTCGGAAGAGGGACAAAATTAAGGAATTGATTTCAAAGTGGGAAAAGATGAAGCCTGAGATAATTAAAAAGTTGAAATCCAGCGAAAGTTCCGCTGAGATTGTGGAGTTTGATAAACTTAGGAGAATGGTTGATGATTTTGTTAGTGAGGGTTCTTACGGAGCCCATAACTTGCAATTTATGGATGAGTTAACACAAAAAATTGTAAATTTTATCAAAGGATTTGAGTTTGTGGAAAAACAAAAATGA
- a CDS encoding formate dehydrogenase, gamma subunit, with translation MEPKKEAEKLIHEVEIEKGITLDDEFRERLKNEIAEKIKAEIERRKKEVEEKVEEEYFVRFSLNIRLQHLTLAIGVLLLIITGLPIKFHESKWAELFFEVIGGIQVSRILHRVGAGMLIFVSIWHTIYIAFTKEGRKEFRELLPRKKDFLDFWQNIKYMLGKTNERPKYGRYSYIEKFDYWAVYWGMVIMVLSGLILWFHNFFLGIFPKFVFDIAKEAHSDEAMLATLAIVIWHWYNAHFNPHVFPFNPTIFTGKISKERMIKEHPLEYEKIMREKLMKEEKSDEK, from the coding sequence ATGGAGCCAAAAAAGGAGGCGGAAAAATTAATACATGAGGTTGAAATAGAGAAGGGCATCACGCTTGATGATGAATTTAGGGAAAGGTTAAAAAATGAAATTGCGGAGAAAATAAAAGCTGAGATTGAACGAAGGAAAAAAGAGGTTGAGGAAAAAGTTGAAGAGGAGTATTTTGTTCGTTTCAGTTTGAATATTCGGCTTCAGCATTTAACGCTTGCAATTGGGGTTTTATTGTTGATAATAACTGGGCTCCCGATAAAATTTCACGAATCAAAATGGGCGGAGTTGTTTTTTGAAGTTATAGGTGGAATTCAGGTGTCAAGAATACTTCACAGGGTCGGGGCTGGGATGTTAATTTTTGTTTCAATATGGCATACAATTTATATCGCATTTACGAAGGAAGGAAGAAAAGAATTCAGGGAGCTTTTGCCAAGGAAGAAGGATTTTCTTGATTTCTGGCAGAATATAAAATACATGCTTGGTAAGACAAATGAACGTCCAAAATATGGGAGGTATTCGTATATTGAAAAATTTGATTATTGGGCTGTTTACTGGGGGATGGTTATCATGGTTTTATCAGGTTTGATTTTGTGGTTTCATAATTTCTTTCTTGGTATTTTCCCAAAGTTTGTTTTTGATATAGCTAAAGAAGCTCATTCAGATGAGGCAATGCTTGCAACCCTTGCAATTGTGATATGGCATTGGTATAATGCTCATTTTAATCCACATGTATTTCCATTTAACCCAACGATATTCACTGGAAAGATTTCAAAAGAGAGAATGATAAAAGAACATCCGCTTGAATATGAGAAAATAATGAGGGAGAAACTTATGAAGGAGGAAAAATCGGATGAGAAGTAA